In Drosophila bipectinata strain 14024-0381.07 chromosome 2R, DbipHiC1v2, whole genome shotgun sequence, one genomic interval encodes:
- the Arms gene encoding kinase D-interacting substrate of 220 kDa B isoform X4: MESRSTKNINRYGDSMGSLGHRALLQYIDNNDISGLRAILDSRHLTIDDRDENATTVLMVVAGRGLTSFVREFLARGADVQAEDLDNWTALLCASRNGHFDVVQLLLDHGAEIEHRDMGGWTSLMWAAYRGHTELVRLLLDKGADGNAHGNYHLGALLWAAGRGYKDIVELLVQRGAKVNVGDKYGTTALVWACRRGNVEIVDTLLKAGANVDTAGMYSWTPLLVAASGGHTDCVSSILEKKPNVNALDKDGMTALCIAAREGYQDIAASLIAAGAYINIQDRGADTPLIHAVKAGHRTVVEALLKKHADVDIQGKDRKTAIYTAVEKGHTPIVKLLLATNPDLESATKDGDTPLLRAVRNRNLEIVHLLLDRKAKVTASDKRGDTCLHIAMRARSKAIVEALLRNPKHSQLLYRANKAGETPYNLDSLHQKTILGQVFGARRLNTNEDSEGMLGYELYSSALADVLSEPTLTTPITVGLYAKWGSGKSFLLNKLRDEMNNFARQWAEPPVKTSGLLFLVCLHLALLIGTIVGLSSWSAVIGVSAAVGFMLLAYLLLAAVKYCNYQMDLQWAYSVQHGLEKRITRLRLILQVAFCHPPGPQSDSQAKPVRFHFAEANSASPTGDGAVAHMLASLLDAIESHYGWLATRLYRAFRPKCLKVDVGWRWRRMCCIPIVVVFELALITLVTGISLIVAYFTFASESERPQILVALYVIAAVMGTLICTHLHVLAKVCVSLFTSHIRQLKRAVRSSETAPLTMLGAEVAVMTDMVKCLDAFTNQQSRLVGVIDALDSCDTERILTLLNAVQTLLSSPNRPFVLLISVDPHVIAKAAEANSRRLFTEGGIGGHDFLRNLVHLPVYLQNSGLRKVQRAQMTALLFKRSTGGEYQTEDGATLGHSVSARRLSNASEIISSQEKLRGQGRGGGGKKLRLSESVASSTGSNLHRLGQNPQTVLDLSRIVLTDDYFSDVNPRSMRRLMNVIYITVRLLKAFQIDFSWYRLSSWINLTEQWPLRASMIVLHHDQFMDGNADESVSLQSVYEKLRPKLAYLREAAPLLELDRDERKLDAFLQLHKSDLLVADLRIFLPFTINLDPYLRKVLKEDQQIIEDEGSLVLQTRPSVSNAMRQFPAPTTYVPSPPTYPPYQMFQNEYPPANELRSRNLSSSTEPVTPLINSPSDSFGEDILQTKLTDLTVDGVISLLERIDDMKPAMAKLAPVLRENAINGRVLKHCDMPDLKSVLGLSFGHWELFRLLITTLRECERLPRKPQRQQSQQPAALEPPSNVPMIKDVTDALMQPPRESLSRKNSVSHMEKQVTLEEQMICGALQTLNEEAFEDVAISERPSPTELDTPSAGAAMTTPLLSSSSSSTVQPAPSGREQGILKQQGSVKADKRVSIQQTASSNKLAPNVEYVSERQSDVQGSSKRLTTKPPPGPRPASLIITRNDSNSQIQLLRSSSVDYDDVEAQEHRTTIRTTLLEQQEEEESAPFAFTVRK, translated from the exons ATGGAGTCTAGATCCACAAAG AACATAAATCGCTACGGAGACTCCATGGGTTCGCTGGGACATCGCGCCTTGCTGCAGTACATCGACAATAATGATATATCCGGTCTGCGGGCCATCTTGGATAGTCGGCATCTGACGATCGACGATCGGGATGAG AATGCCACTACCGTCTTGATGGTGGTGGCCGGACGCGGCCTGACCTCTTTTGTCCGCGAGTTCCTGGCCCGCGGTGCTGATGTTCAGGCGGAGGACTTGGACAACTGGACAGCTCTGCTGTGTGCCTCTCGAAACGGTCACTTTGATGTCGTCCAACTACTGCTGGATCACGGCGCTGAGATCGAGCACCGCGACATG GGTGGCTGGACCAGTCTGATGTGGGCAGCCTATCGGGGGCATACGGAGCTAGTGCGTCTACTGCTGGACAAGGGAGCCGATGGCAATGCCCATGGCAACTACCACCTGGGAGCCCTGTTGTGGGCCGCAGGACGTGGCTACAAGGACATCGTGGAGCTGTTGGTACAGCGCGGCGCCAAGGTCAACGTGGGAGACAAGTACGGAACCACGGCGCTCGTCTGGGCCTGCCGGCGGGGAAACGTCGAGATTGTGGACACTCTGCTGAAGGCTGGGGCGAACGTGGATACAGCAGGGATGTATTCGTGGACTCCCCTGCTGGTGGCAGCCTCCGGCGGACACACCGACTGCGTTAGTTCCATTCTGGAGAAGAAACCGAACGTGAATGCTTTGGACAAGGACGGCATGACCGCTCTGTGCATAGCCGCCCGAGAGGGGTACCAGGATATAGCCGCCTCCTTGATAGCCGCTGGTGCTTACATCAATATCCAGGACCGCGGAGCAGATACTCCTCTGATCCACGCAGTGAAGGCGGGACACCGTACTGTGGTGGAGGCTTTGCTGAAGAAACACGCCGATGTGGATATCCAGGGAAAGGATCGCAAGACGGCCATTTACACGGCCGTGGAGAAGGGTCACACCCCGATCGTCAAGCTACTGCTGGCCACCAATCCCGACCTGGAATCCGCCACCAAAGACGGGGACACTCCGCTCCTGAGGGCCGTCAGGAATAGGAACCTGGAAATTGTGCACCTGCTGCTGGACAGGAAGGCCAAGGTGACGGCCAGCGACAAGAGAGGCGACACCTGCCTGCACATTGCCATGCGGGCGCGGAGCAAGGCCATTGTGGAGGCCCTGCTGCGGAACCCCAAGCACAGCCAGCTCCTGTACCGGGCCAACAAGGCCGGGGAGACGCCCTACAACCTTGACTCCCTGCACCAGAAGACCATTCTGGGCCAGGTGTTTGGCGCCCGGCGCCTGAACACCAACGAGGACTCCGAGGGCATGCTGGGCTACGAGCTGTACTCCTCCGCCCTGGCGGACGTGCTCAGCGAGCCCACCCTGACCACCCCGATAACCGTGGGCCTGTACGCCAAGTGGGGCAGTGGCAAGAGCTTCCTGCTCAACAAGCTCCGCGACGAGATGAACAACTTTGCCCGCCAGTGGGCGGAGCCGCCCGTCAAGACCAGCGGCCTGCTCTTCCTCGTCTGCCTGCACCTGGCCCTGCTGATTGGCACCATTGTGGGCCTGAGCTCCTGGTCGGCGGTGATCGGAGTCTCGGCTGCCGTGGGCTTCATGCTGCTGGCCTACCTCCTCCTGGCGGCCGTCAAGTACTGCAACTACCAGATGGACCTGCAGTGGGCCTACTCCGTGCAGCATGGCCTGGAGAAGAGGATCACCAGGCTGCGACTGATACTGCAGGTGGCCTTCTGCCATCCACCCGGACCACAGTCGGACTCCCAGGCCAAGCCGGTCAGGTTCCACTTTGCGGAGGCGAACAGCGCTTCGCCCACCGGCGACGGAGCTGTGGCCCATATGCTGGCCTCCCTCCTGGACGCCATCGAGTCGCACTACGGATGGCTGGCCACCAGACTGTACCGGGCCTTCCGGCCCAAGTGCCTCAAGGTGGACGTGGGCTGGCGCTGGCGTCGCATGTGCTGTATTCCCATCGTGGTGGTCTTCGAACTGGCTCTGATCACCCTGGTGACGGGGATTTCCCTCATCGTGGCCTACTTCACCTTCGCCAGCGAGTCGGAACGGCCGCAGATCCTGGTGGCTCTGTATGTTATCGCCGCCGTGATGGGCACACTCATCTGCACCCACCTCCATGTCCTGGCCAAGGTGTGCGTCTCCCTCTTCACATCGCACATCCGGCAGCTGAAGCGGGCGGTCCGCTCCAGCGAAACAGCCCCTCTGACCATGCTGGGCGCCGAGGTGGCCGTGATGACGGACATGGTCAAGTGCCTGGACGCGTTCACCAACCAACAGAGTCGTCTAGTGGGCGTGATTGATGCTCTGGACTCCTGCGACACGGAGAGGATTCTCACCCTTCTAAACGCCGTGCAAACCCTGCTCTCCTCGCCAAACAGACCTTTTGTGCTGCTCATTTCGGTGGATCCGCATGTCATCGCCAAGGCGGCGGAGGCCAACAGCAGGAGGCTCTTCACGGAGGGCGGAATCGGAGGACACGACTTCCTGAGGAACCTGGTCCACCTGCCCGTCTACCTGCAGAACTCTGGGCTGCGGAAGGTGCAGCGAGCTCAGATGACAGCGCTCCTGTTCAAGCGGAGTACGGGCGGAGAGTATCAGACGGAGGATGGAGCCACCCTGGGCCATTCGGTGTCCGCTCGCCGGTTGTCCAACGCCTCGGAGATCATTTCCAGCCAGGAGAAGCTGCGCGGCCAAGGACGAGGTGGTGGTGGCAAGAAGCTGCGTCTCTCCGAGTCTGTGGCCAGCTCGACGGGTTCCAATCTCCATCGGCTTGGCCAGAACCCCCAGACAGTGCTCGATCTTTCGAGGATTGTGCTAACGGATGACTACTTCAGCGATGTGAATCCGAGGAGTATGCGGCGCCTGATGAACGTCATCTACATCACGGTGCGCCTGCTCAAGGCCTTCCAGATTGATTTCAGCTGGTACCGCCTCAGTTCCTGGATCAATCTCACGGAGCAGTGGCCCCTGCGGGCTAGTATGATAGTCCTGCACCACGACCAGTTCATGGACGGCAACGCCGACGAGTCGGTTTCCCTGCAAAGTGTCTACGAAAA ACTGCGTCCCAAGCTAGCCTACTTGCGAGAAGCTGCTCCTCTCCTGGAACTGGATCGCGATGAGCGGAAACTGGACGCCTTCCTGCAGCTGCACAAGTCGGATCTTCTCGTGGCGGATCTCCGCATCTTCTTGCCCTTTACCATTAACCTGGACCCCTACTTGAGGAAGGTTTTGAAGG AGGACCAGCAAATCATCGAGGATGAGGGCTCGCTTGTCCTGCAAACGAGACCCAGTGTTTCCAACGCCATGCGCCAGTTCCCAGCACCCACCACCTACGTGCCTTCGCCTCCGACCTATCCACCCTACCAGATGTTCCAGAACGAGTATCCTCCAGCCAACGAGCTGCGCTCCAGGAATCTCAGCTCAAGCACTGAACCCGTCACGCCACTCATTAACTCGCCGAGTGATTCCTTTGGG GAGGACATCCTGCAAACCAAGCTTACCGATCTGACGGTGGACGGAGTCATCAGCTTGCTGGAGAGGATTGATGACATGAAGCCGGCAATGGCCAAGCTGGCACCCGTGCTCCGCGAGAACGCCATTAACGGGCGTGTGCTAAAGCACTGTGATATGCCGGATCTCAAATCG GTTCTCGGCCTCAGCTTTGGCCACTGGGAGCTGTTCCGCCTGCTCATCACCACGCTGCGGGAGTGCGAACGCCTGCCCCGGAAGCCCCAGCGCCAGCAGTCCCAGCAGCCCGCCGCCCTGGAACCGCCCTCGAATGTCCCAATGATCAAGGATGTTACCGACGCCCTGATGCAGCCACCCCGGGAGTCGTTGTCGCGCAAGAACTCGGTCAGTCATATGGAGAAGCAG GTCACGCTGGAGGAGCAAATGATCTGCGGAGCGCTGCAGACCCTCAACGAGGAGGCCTTCGAGGATGTGGCCATTAGCGAGAGGCCGAGTCCCACAG AACTCGACACACCGAGTGCCGGAGCGGCAATGACGACGCCATTGCTTAGTTCCTCCAGTTCCAGCACCGTTCAGCCAGCGCCTTCGGGTCGCGAGCAGGGCATCCTGAAGCAGCAGGGCAGCGTCAAGGCCGACAAGAGGGTATCGATCCAACAAACGGCGAGCAGCAACAAGCTGGCACCAAACGTGGAGTACGTTTCCGAGCGACAGTCGGACGTCCAGGGAAGCAGCAAGCGCTTGACAACCAAGCCCCCACCAG GACCACGGCCCGCTTCGCTGATCATCACCAGAAACGATTCCAATTCGCAGATCCAGCTGCTGCGCTCCTCGTCCGTGGACTACGACGACGTGGAGGCCCAGGAGCACCGGACAACGATACGGACTACACTGCTGGagcagcaggaggaggaggagtccGCCCCCTTCGCATTTACAGTGCGCAAATGA
- the Arms gene encoding kinase D-interacting substrate of 220 kDa B isoform X1: MGRTPKLHLVGKAYSEMSPLNPDPLQDSPTTSSAAQADRRAEQGGYGSIFPFGLLRGSFGRGGNSIQNINRYGDSMGSLGHRALLQYIDNNDISGLRAILDSRHLTIDDRDENATTVLMVVAGRGLTSFVREFLARGADVQAEDLDNWTALLCASRNGHFDVVQLLLDHGAEIEHRDMGGWTSLMWAAYRGHTELVRLLLDKGADGNAHGNYHLGALLWAAGRGYKDIVELLVQRGAKVNVGDKYGTTALVWACRRGNVEIVDTLLKAGANVDTAGMYSWTPLLVAASGGHTDCVSSILEKKPNVNALDKDGMTALCIAAREGYQDIAASLIAAGAYINIQDRGADTPLIHAVKAGHRTVVEALLKKHADVDIQGKDRKTAIYTAVEKGHTPIVKLLLATNPDLESATKDGDTPLLRAVRNRNLEIVHLLLDRKAKVTASDKRGDTCLHIAMRARSKAIVEALLRNPKHSQLLYRANKAGETPYNLDSLHQKTILGQVFGARRLNTNEDSEGMLGYELYSSALADVLSEPTLTTPITVGLYAKWGSGKSFLLNKLRDEMNNFARQWAEPPVKTSGLLFLVCLHLALLIGTIVGLSSWSAVIGVSAAVGFMLLAYLLLAAVKYCNYQMDLQWAYSVQHGLEKRITRLRLILQVAFCHPPGPQSDSQAKPVRFHFAEANSASPTGDGAVAHMLASLLDAIESHYGWLATRLYRAFRPKCLKVDVGWRWRRMCCIPIVVVFELALITLVTGISLIVAYFTFASESERPQILVALYVIAAVMGTLICTHLHVLAKVCVSLFTSHIRQLKRAVRSSETAPLTMLGAEVAVMTDMVKCLDAFTNQQSRLVGVIDALDSCDTERILTLLNAVQTLLSSPNRPFVLLISVDPHVIAKAAEANSRRLFTEGGIGGHDFLRNLVHLPVYLQNSGLRKVQRAQMTALLFKRSTGGEYQTEDGATLGHSVSARRLSNASEIISSQEKLRGQGRGGGGKKLRLSESVASSTGSNLHRLGQNPQTVLDLSRIVLTDDYFSDVNPRSMRRLMNVIYITVRLLKAFQIDFSWYRLSSWINLTEQWPLRASMIVLHHDQFMDGNADESVSLQSVYEKLRPKLAYLREAAPLLELDRDERKLDAFLQLHKSDLLVADLRIFLPFTINLDPYLRKVLKEDQQIIEDEGSLVLQTRPSVSNAMRQFPAPTTYVPSPPTYPPYQMFQNEYPPANELRSRNLSSSTEPVTPLINSPSDSFGEDILQTKLTDLTVDGVISLLERIDDMKPAMAKLAPVLRENAINGRVLKHCDMPDLKSVLGLSFGHWELFRLLITTLRECERLPRKPQRQQSQQPAALEPPSNVPMIKDVTDALMQPPRESLSRKNSVSHMEKQVTLEEQMICGALQTLNEEAFEDVAISERPSPTELDTPSAGAAMTTPLLSSSSSSTVQPAPSGREQGILKQQGSVKADKRVSIQQTASSNKLAPNVEYVSERQSDVQGSSKRLTTKPPPGPRPASLIITRNDSNSQIQLLRSSSVDYDDVEAQEHRTTIRTTLLEQQEEEESAPFAFTVRK; the protein is encoded by the exons ATGGGCCGCACCCCCAAACTGCACCTGGTGGGCAAGGCCTACTCGGAGATGTCGCCCTTGAACCCGGATCCCCTGCAGGACTCGCCGACCACCAGTAGTGCCGCCCAGGCGGATCGCCGGGCCGAGCAGGGCGGCTACGGCAGCATCTTTCCCTTCGGCCTGCTGCGGGGCTCCTTTGGGCGTGGCGGCAATTCGATCCAG AACATAAATCGCTACGGAGACTCCATGGGTTCGCTGGGACATCGCGCCTTGCTGCAGTACATCGACAATAATGATATATCCGGTCTGCGGGCCATCTTGGATAGTCGGCATCTGACGATCGACGATCGGGATGAG AATGCCACTACCGTCTTGATGGTGGTGGCCGGACGCGGCCTGACCTCTTTTGTCCGCGAGTTCCTGGCCCGCGGTGCTGATGTTCAGGCGGAGGACTTGGACAACTGGACAGCTCTGCTGTGTGCCTCTCGAAACGGTCACTTTGATGTCGTCCAACTACTGCTGGATCACGGCGCTGAGATCGAGCACCGCGACATG GGTGGCTGGACCAGTCTGATGTGGGCAGCCTATCGGGGGCATACGGAGCTAGTGCGTCTACTGCTGGACAAGGGAGCCGATGGCAATGCCCATGGCAACTACCACCTGGGAGCCCTGTTGTGGGCCGCAGGACGTGGCTACAAGGACATCGTGGAGCTGTTGGTACAGCGCGGCGCCAAGGTCAACGTGGGAGACAAGTACGGAACCACGGCGCTCGTCTGGGCCTGCCGGCGGGGAAACGTCGAGATTGTGGACACTCTGCTGAAGGCTGGGGCGAACGTGGATACAGCAGGGATGTATTCGTGGACTCCCCTGCTGGTGGCAGCCTCCGGCGGACACACCGACTGCGTTAGTTCCATTCTGGAGAAGAAACCGAACGTGAATGCTTTGGACAAGGACGGCATGACCGCTCTGTGCATAGCCGCCCGAGAGGGGTACCAGGATATAGCCGCCTCCTTGATAGCCGCTGGTGCTTACATCAATATCCAGGACCGCGGAGCAGATACTCCTCTGATCCACGCAGTGAAGGCGGGACACCGTACTGTGGTGGAGGCTTTGCTGAAGAAACACGCCGATGTGGATATCCAGGGAAAGGATCGCAAGACGGCCATTTACACGGCCGTGGAGAAGGGTCACACCCCGATCGTCAAGCTACTGCTGGCCACCAATCCCGACCTGGAATCCGCCACCAAAGACGGGGACACTCCGCTCCTGAGGGCCGTCAGGAATAGGAACCTGGAAATTGTGCACCTGCTGCTGGACAGGAAGGCCAAGGTGACGGCCAGCGACAAGAGAGGCGACACCTGCCTGCACATTGCCATGCGGGCGCGGAGCAAGGCCATTGTGGAGGCCCTGCTGCGGAACCCCAAGCACAGCCAGCTCCTGTACCGGGCCAACAAGGCCGGGGAGACGCCCTACAACCTTGACTCCCTGCACCAGAAGACCATTCTGGGCCAGGTGTTTGGCGCCCGGCGCCTGAACACCAACGAGGACTCCGAGGGCATGCTGGGCTACGAGCTGTACTCCTCCGCCCTGGCGGACGTGCTCAGCGAGCCCACCCTGACCACCCCGATAACCGTGGGCCTGTACGCCAAGTGGGGCAGTGGCAAGAGCTTCCTGCTCAACAAGCTCCGCGACGAGATGAACAACTTTGCCCGCCAGTGGGCGGAGCCGCCCGTCAAGACCAGCGGCCTGCTCTTCCTCGTCTGCCTGCACCTGGCCCTGCTGATTGGCACCATTGTGGGCCTGAGCTCCTGGTCGGCGGTGATCGGAGTCTCGGCTGCCGTGGGCTTCATGCTGCTGGCCTACCTCCTCCTGGCGGCCGTCAAGTACTGCAACTACCAGATGGACCTGCAGTGGGCCTACTCCGTGCAGCATGGCCTGGAGAAGAGGATCACCAGGCTGCGACTGATACTGCAGGTGGCCTTCTGCCATCCACCCGGACCACAGTCGGACTCCCAGGCCAAGCCGGTCAGGTTCCACTTTGCGGAGGCGAACAGCGCTTCGCCCACCGGCGACGGAGCTGTGGCCCATATGCTGGCCTCCCTCCTGGACGCCATCGAGTCGCACTACGGATGGCTGGCCACCAGACTGTACCGGGCCTTCCGGCCCAAGTGCCTCAAGGTGGACGTGGGCTGGCGCTGGCGTCGCATGTGCTGTATTCCCATCGTGGTGGTCTTCGAACTGGCTCTGATCACCCTGGTGACGGGGATTTCCCTCATCGTGGCCTACTTCACCTTCGCCAGCGAGTCGGAACGGCCGCAGATCCTGGTGGCTCTGTATGTTATCGCCGCCGTGATGGGCACACTCATCTGCACCCACCTCCATGTCCTGGCCAAGGTGTGCGTCTCCCTCTTCACATCGCACATCCGGCAGCTGAAGCGGGCGGTCCGCTCCAGCGAAACAGCCCCTCTGACCATGCTGGGCGCCGAGGTGGCCGTGATGACGGACATGGTCAAGTGCCTGGACGCGTTCACCAACCAACAGAGTCGTCTAGTGGGCGTGATTGATGCTCTGGACTCCTGCGACACGGAGAGGATTCTCACCCTTCTAAACGCCGTGCAAACCCTGCTCTCCTCGCCAAACAGACCTTTTGTGCTGCTCATTTCGGTGGATCCGCATGTCATCGCCAAGGCGGCGGAGGCCAACAGCAGGAGGCTCTTCACGGAGGGCGGAATCGGAGGACACGACTTCCTGAGGAACCTGGTCCACCTGCCCGTCTACCTGCAGAACTCTGGGCTGCGGAAGGTGCAGCGAGCTCAGATGACAGCGCTCCTGTTCAAGCGGAGTACGGGCGGAGAGTATCAGACGGAGGATGGAGCCACCCTGGGCCATTCGGTGTCCGCTCGCCGGTTGTCCAACGCCTCGGAGATCATTTCCAGCCAGGAGAAGCTGCGCGGCCAAGGACGAGGTGGTGGTGGCAAGAAGCTGCGTCTCTCCGAGTCTGTGGCCAGCTCGACGGGTTCCAATCTCCATCGGCTTGGCCAGAACCCCCAGACAGTGCTCGATCTTTCGAGGATTGTGCTAACGGATGACTACTTCAGCGATGTGAATCCGAGGAGTATGCGGCGCCTGATGAACGTCATCTACATCACGGTGCGCCTGCTCAAGGCCTTCCAGATTGATTTCAGCTGGTACCGCCTCAGTTCCTGGATCAATCTCACGGAGCAGTGGCCCCTGCGGGCTAGTATGATAGTCCTGCACCACGACCAGTTCATGGACGGCAACGCCGACGAGTCGGTTTCCCTGCAAAGTGTCTACGAAAA ACTGCGTCCCAAGCTAGCCTACTTGCGAGAAGCTGCTCCTCTCCTGGAACTGGATCGCGATGAGCGGAAACTGGACGCCTTCCTGCAGCTGCACAAGTCGGATCTTCTCGTGGCGGATCTCCGCATCTTCTTGCCCTTTACCATTAACCTGGACCCCTACTTGAGGAAGGTTTTGAAGG AGGACCAGCAAATCATCGAGGATGAGGGCTCGCTTGTCCTGCAAACGAGACCCAGTGTTTCCAACGCCATGCGCCAGTTCCCAGCACCCACCACCTACGTGCCTTCGCCTCCGACCTATCCACCCTACCAGATGTTCCAGAACGAGTATCCTCCAGCCAACGAGCTGCGCTCCAGGAATCTCAGCTCAAGCACTGAACCCGTCACGCCACTCATTAACTCGCCGAGTGATTCCTTTGGG GAGGACATCCTGCAAACCAAGCTTACCGATCTGACGGTGGACGGAGTCATCAGCTTGCTGGAGAGGATTGATGACATGAAGCCGGCAATGGCCAAGCTGGCACCCGTGCTCCGCGAGAACGCCATTAACGGGCGTGTGCTAAAGCACTGTGATATGCCGGATCTCAAATCG GTTCTCGGCCTCAGCTTTGGCCACTGGGAGCTGTTCCGCCTGCTCATCACCACGCTGCGGGAGTGCGAACGCCTGCCCCGGAAGCCCCAGCGCCAGCAGTCCCAGCAGCCCGCCGCCCTGGAACCGCCCTCGAATGTCCCAATGATCAAGGATGTTACCGACGCCCTGATGCAGCCACCCCGGGAGTCGTTGTCGCGCAAGAACTCGGTCAGTCATATGGAGAAGCAG GTCACGCTGGAGGAGCAAATGATCTGCGGAGCGCTGCAGACCCTCAACGAGGAGGCCTTCGAGGATGTGGCCATTAGCGAGAGGCCGAGTCCCACAG AACTCGACACACCGAGTGCCGGAGCGGCAATGACGACGCCATTGCTTAGTTCCTCCAGTTCCAGCACCGTTCAGCCAGCGCCTTCGGGTCGCGAGCAGGGCATCCTGAAGCAGCAGGGCAGCGTCAAGGCCGACAAGAGGGTATCGATCCAACAAACGGCGAGCAGCAACAAGCTGGCACCAAACGTGGAGTACGTTTCCGAGCGACAGTCGGACGTCCAGGGAAGCAGCAAGCGCTTGACAACCAAGCCCCCACCAG GACCACGGCCCGCTTCGCTGATCATCACCAGAAACGATTCCAATTCGCAGATCCAGCTGCTGCGCTCCTCGTCCGTGGACTACGACGACGTGGAGGCCCAGGAGCACCGGACAACGATACGGACTACACTGCTGGagcagcaggaggaggaggagtccGCCCCCTTCGCATTTACAGTGCGCAAATGA